Below is a window of Ferviditalea candida DNA.
GCGCCCCCTTTCTCCTGCAACTCTTTGAACGACAGGGACGAGCGCCGGCGCTTCACGTGGGCGTTATCGTGAAAACGGACTTCCGCCGCCTGAGCCACCGCTTTGCCTTCCTCGTATAGATGAACGCCGCTCTCGTCATAGCGGACTTCCACTTTACGTCCGGCATAAACATCCGGAACCTCGTACAGCCGGTTTTCCAGTGAAAACGTGGCGTCATGCTTGACCTTACGGAAGGCCCTCTTGAGAAACAAGGCATCCAATGCAGCAGGGTCATCCACGGTGCGGATGCTGTCCACCTGGGATAAATAAACTTCAAGCGGCATCCTGCCATCCAGGGAAGCATGGGGTTTACGGTGGTAATCCTCCTCGAGCCATTTCCAAAACCGTTCATTCAGCTCTTCCAGCGTGAATACAGGATTCGCTTTCAGCAGTGTGTAGAACCTTGTTTTACACGTTAGGAACATACGTTCTATTTTACCCTTACTTTGAGGGTCGAAAGCGCGGGTATGAAGGAGCTGTATACCTAATCCCGCACAGGCAAACTGCAGGATGTCGGAACGAAAGATCTTGCCGTTATCGGTATAGACCATCTTCGGA
It encodes the following:
- a CDS encoding Mu transposase C-terminal domain-containing protein: WQTDMSEGPRLRIDGKTVRTHLIAFIDDCSRLVPFAQFVPSEKFDGLRLVMKEALIRRGIPKMVYTDNGKIFRSDILQFACAGLGIQLLHTRAFDPQSKGKIERMFLTCKTRFYTLLKANPVFTLEELNERFWKWLEEDYHRKPHASLDGRMPLEVYLSQVDSIRTVDDPAALDALFLKRAFRKVKHDATFSLENRLYEVPDVYAGRKVEVRYDESGVHLYEEGKAVAQAAEVRFHDNAHVKRRRSSLSFKELQEKGGAADV